A single Pantoea rwandensis DNA region contains:
- a CDS encoding H-NS family nucleoid-associated regulatory protein — translation MSDAFKVLNNIRTLRAQARELPLTDLEEILEKLTVVVTERRDEVHAEEAQNREKEEKLSKYREMLLADGIDPNELLGALETGKKRAKRAPRPAKYSYTDENGEEKSWTGQGRTPAAIKKALDSGKSLDSFLIK, via the coding sequence ATGAGTGACGCATTTAAAGTTCTGAACAACATTCGCACATTACGTGCGCAGGCTCGTGAACTGCCATTGACCGATCTGGAAGAGATTCTGGAGAAATTAACCGTGGTGGTGACTGAGCGCCGCGACGAAGTTCATGCAGAAGAAGCGCAGAATCGCGAGAAAGAAGAAAAGCTGTCTAAATACCGCGAAATGCTGCTGGCTGACGGTATTGACCCGAACGAATTGCTGGGTGCGCTGGAAACCGGTAAAAAACGCGCGAAGCGTGCACCGCGTCCGGCTAAATATTCTTACACCGATGAGAACGGTGAAGAGAAATCATGGACCGGCCAGGGCCGTACCCCAGCAGCGATTAAGAAAGCGCTGGACTCTGGTAAAAGCCTGGACAGCTTCCTGATCAAATAA
- a CDS encoding sugar porter family MFS transporter, translated as MPRENYLTPNKASGPNSSTRTEPFVKVIAMIATLGGLLFGYDTGVISGALLFMGNDLHLTPFTTGLVTSSLLFGAAFGALASGHFAAAAGRRKIILVLAVIFAIGAIGTALAPDVEWMIFFRLVLGVAVGGASATVPVYIAEMAPANKRGQLVTMQELMIVSGQMLAYISNAGFNAVWGGDATWRWMLAVATVPAVLLWFGMLFMPDSPRWYAMKGRLAEARQVLERTRAKQDVEWELTEIEETLAEEQHETRPRLRELRQPWLFKLFLIGVGIAVIQQLTGVNTIMYYAPTMLKAVGMSDNAALIATIANGVISVLMTFVGIWLLGRIGRRTMTMLGQFGCTACLVFIGAVSYFMPETVNGQPDVLRSYMVLLGMLMFLSFQQGALSPVTWLLLSEIFPTRLRGIFMGGAVFAMWIANFLISLMFPILLASVGLSGAFFIFALVGIGGAIFVVRYVPETRNRSLEQIEHYLHDWLSNEEPQPQLTHAVKKSS; from the coding sequence ATGCCGCGGGAAAACTACCTTACCCCCAACAAAGCATCAGGGCCGAACAGCAGCACGCGCACTGAACCCTTTGTGAAGGTGATAGCAATGATTGCCACCTTAGGGGGGTTGCTGTTCGGCTATGACACCGGTGTGATTTCTGGCGCACTGTTATTTATGGGTAACGATCTCCATCTGACACCCTTTACCACGGGGTTGGTCACCAGCAGCCTGCTGTTTGGCGCGGCTTTTGGTGCCCTGGCGTCAGGCCACTTTGCCGCCGCGGCCGGGCGGAGAAAAATCATTCTGGTGCTGGCGGTGATTTTCGCCATTGGCGCAATCGGCACCGCGTTAGCACCTGACGTTGAATGGATGATTTTCTTCCGCCTGGTATTGGGTGTGGCGGTGGGGGGAGCGTCAGCGACGGTTCCGGTGTATATCGCGGAGATGGCGCCCGCCAACAAACGTGGCCAGTTAGTGACCATGCAAGAACTGATGATCGTCTCCGGGCAGATGTTGGCTTACATCTCCAACGCTGGATTTAACGCGGTGTGGGGCGGTGATGCTACCTGGCGCTGGATGCTGGCGGTCGCGACGGTGCCTGCCGTGCTGCTGTGGTTTGGCATGCTGTTTATGCCCGACTCACCGCGTTGGTATGCGATGAAAGGGCGGTTGGCGGAAGCGCGTCAGGTGCTGGAGCGCACGCGAGCTAAACAAGATGTTGAGTGGGAACTCACGGAAATAGAAGAGACCTTAGCTGAAGAGCAACATGAAACGCGCCCACGCCTGCGTGAACTTCGCCAACCCTGGCTGTTTAAATTATTTTTGATTGGCGTGGGGATTGCGGTCATACAGCAGTTAACCGGGGTGAATACCATCATGTATTACGCTCCGACCATGTTAAAAGCCGTGGGCATGAGCGATAACGCAGCCTTAATTGCCACCATCGCCAATGGCGTTATTTCGGTATTAATGACTTTCGTTGGTATCTGGCTGCTGGGGCGCATTGGGCGCCGTACCATGACGATGTTAGGGCAGTTTGGCTGTACCGCCTGTCTGGTGTTTATTGGTGCCGTCAGTTATTTCATGCCGGAGACAGTAAATGGTCAACCTGATGTACTGCGCAGTTATATGGTGCTGCTGGGAATGCTGATGTTTTTGAGTTTCCAGCAAGGAGCACTCTCACCCGTGACCTGGTTGCTATTGTCTGAAATTTTCCCTACACGTCTGCGTGGGATATTTATGGGCGGCGCCGTGTTTGCTATGTGGATCGCTAATTTCCTTATCTCGCTGATGTTCCCGATCCTGTTGGCATCGGTGGGTTTATCGGGAGCGTTCTTTATTTTTGCGCTAGTCGGAATAGGGGGAGCCATTTTTGTGGTTCGCTATGTACCAGAAACACGAAATCGTTCGCTGGAACAGATCGAGCATTATTTGCACGACTGGCTGTCAAATGAAGAACCGCAACCGCAGTTGACGCACGCTGTGAAGAAAAGCTCGTAA
- a CDS encoding efflux transporter outer membrane subunit, translating to MITSSRLSLLALSLLLAGCAVGPDYQPPHAQTPGSYRDLPSQEASKPQSAATNPLWWKSFNDPQLDSLIERAIAGNLTLQQSVLRIAGAREQLAQARGGLFPSLNGSAKVTRQQLGLKGLLKSNGVYDQVDSDVASQLNGLDHSVTLYQGSFDASWELDLWGKVRRQMEAADAQQQAAIEQRNDALVSLEAEVARAYLQLRGAQAVLNTLQQQIDVAQQTWELTQSQQRNGMAPLTDVENARAQLASLNAQLPGYQSQERQAMNGLAVLLGKTPGALDNELMSSKALPALPKMVAVGIPSTLARRRPDIRQAEANLHAQTANIGVSVADLFPSLSLTGQLGVRNTDASYLDDWSSHFYSIGPSLSIPIFQGGRLVSSVKLARAQQANAALEYRQTVLTALQDVENALVSYRADQQQVTALDETTGALQRAFDLASDSYKQGISTFLDVLDAQRQLAQAEAQSTQARMQSALDLVALYKALGGGWEPYQNVNLPEYSVFGPATTVP from the coding sequence GCGATTTACCGTCGCAGGAAGCCTCAAAGCCGCAATCGGCGGCCACCAACCCGCTATGGTGGAAAAGCTTTAATGACCCACAGCTGGATAGCCTGATCGAACGCGCCATCGCAGGTAACTTAACCTTGCAGCAATCGGTGCTGCGCATTGCCGGTGCACGTGAGCAACTGGCACAGGCGCGCGGCGGGCTTTTTCCGTCACTCAATGGTTCAGCCAAAGTGACCCGTCAGCAGTTGGGTTTAAAAGGCTTACTTAAGTCCAACGGGGTTTACGATCAGGTGGACAGTGACGTTGCCAGCCAACTGAATGGCCTCGATCACTCTGTTACGCTATACCAGGGTAGCTTTGACGCCAGCTGGGAGCTGGATCTGTGGGGCAAAGTGCGGCGTCAGATGGAAGCCGCAGATGCGCAGCAGCAGGCCGCCATTGAACAGCGCAATGATGCGCTCGTGTCGCTCGAAGCGGAAGTGGCGCGCGCCTATCTGCAACTGCGCGGCGCGCAAGCGGTGCTCAACACGCTGCAGCAGCAAATCGATGTGGCGCAGCAAACCTGGGAACTGACGCAAAGCCAGCAGCGTAACGGCATGGCACCGCTCACCGATGTGGAAAACGCGCGTGCACAGCTGGCCTCGTTGAATGCGCAATTGCCAGGTTATCAATCGCAGGAGCGGCAGGCCATGAATGGCTTAGCAGTTTTGCTGGGCAAAACGCCGGGCGCACTGGATAACGAGTTGATGAGCAGTAAAGCGTTACCCGCGCTGCCGAAAATGGTGGCGGTGGGGATCCCATCCACGCTGGCGCGACGACGTCCGGATATTCGGCAAGCGGAAGCCAATCTGCATGCGCAGACCGCCAACATCGGCGTGTCGGTGGCGGATCTGTTCCCCAGCCTGTCACTGACGGGTCAACTCGGGGTTCGCAACACCGATGCCAGCTATCTGGATGACTGGAGCAGCCATTTCTACAGCATTGGACCTTCGCTCTCCATTCCGATTTTCCAGGGCGGGCGTTTGGTCTCCAGTGTGAAACTGGCGCGCGCGCAGCAGGCCAATGCGGCGCTGGAATATCGCCAGACGGTGCTGACCGCCTTGCAGGATGTCGAGAATGCCCTGGTCAGCTATCGCGCCGATCAGCAGCAGGTGACAGCTCTGGATGAAACCACTGGCGCATTGCAGAGAGCATTTGATCTCGCCAGTGATAGCTACAAGCAGGGGATTTCCACCTTCCTGGATGTGTTGGACGCACAGCGCCAGTTAGCGCAGGCAGAAGCACAATCGACACAGGCACGCATGCAGAGTGCACTGGATTTAGTCGCGTTGTACAAAGCGCTGGGCGGCGGCTGGGAACCTTATCAGAACGTTAATTTGCCTGAATATTCCGTGTTTGGCCCTGCCACCACGGTGCCTTAA